The genomic interval CATAGAGGGAAAATTCATCAGGAGGCCTCACTTCCTCTTTGTTAGACAGTTTGGATCTGATGTGTGATCTGAGTGCAGTAGTGATCAAGGATGAACATGGTGAGTTGTGTTCACtttacaatagaaatccagctaagctagcagacgtttgatgcctcgaactatgtgctgggaccctatttgtactgttgctaaagtttggtgctgttctgagcattgtTTGTGGCTATGATGGCTATTGTGTTTGTGGGGGTCTTACTCGATGTCACGGTGTGtcaccatggattaaatttacacagAATATCCCGTTAATGACTGAAGATGATTGAATAGAATATTGAAATATAAATTACaagatttaaaatgttattttggggTAAATTCCTTGTGATATTAAtcgaaaaataaaaataaataaaaattaatttaaaaatatggATTCATTGATAAAAATATCATCTCTAAGAGCAGCCCTATGAAATCTCTTTTGGATCAGCTggtgttgggacccacagataaagtcattcattgtggatttcaaaatgttttctgaactgaactcggtgtcccagaattccccattcttcacacctaggcaCAAAATTCAGCTTTAAACTACTTCTGGCCAAGGTGACAGGCCCCCTCTGACCAGATAGTCAAAACTCCAGCGCATTCcttgttcttcctctctttcactcGACGCCCTCTACTCCTTTGACTTCTGATCTTCTAggcctcctctccatctccccccTTGTGGCTGCCTGCCCTCAAGATCTCATCTTCTGGGCCTAATAGCTGTGAAGAGCTGCAAGCTGTATTTGCAGtgggcccaaagaacttctcctcattgcagcgacacgaggtccagccagtattccagatcagttagcaccagcagctgcgATGCAAAGCTTGCCAGCTAACTTCACAATCTGAAGAACACCAAGAAAGTtggcaccgagctgctatcctgcAAATGAAAGGAGTGAACTGTCCCTGCTGACTTTCATTCAACATTGGAGCTCCAaccttctcctgcaaccaccagcaccttttctgCAATGACTGATAAAGTTCAACTGGGCTAACATAAATTGGGCTTACTGATAGCTGAATTTAACCTAAAACTCCTTTTTAGTGTTGCATAAATGTAATTAGGCCTGGTGTAATGCAGCATACAACacaatggtgccccgtgtgaggcagcGTACTGTTTAcaatcattcataaatgtgcAATTTTAATTTTTGCATAATTTGGACAGTGCTAAAATTTGAGATTTACATCTTGAACCCTTTAGCCAAAAGTCTTTACATGTAACCACAAGTCTACTACAGGAGTAAATTTGattgataaatcaattctcCTCACACTGCAATTGTTTGTAAGTTCAAACCAGACGTTGGCTTGAACTTACAAACAATTGCAGTGTGAGGAGAACTGATTTTTCAATCAAATTTATAACCCATTTGATTTACCAAAATCTTTAGGTTATTAACTGCCACTTTGAGACATTTGCTATTGCTGCTATTGATTCACGTTGAAAGTGCTCTGTAGAAATTGTGtgaatttcagttcagcatttgaatattCTATATTCAATGCATTGTAGTCAAGCTGTCATGATTTGATGACAATTTAAGTGTTCCTCTTGTTAATGACAGCATGCCACTGACCCTGTGATACATAGAAGTTTATATCTGGCTGTTACTGCCTCGTATTTCAGCCTGAGTAAGAAGTAGAGCCAGTAGAACCACAGTGTGCTACCAGCCCTGTTAAACAGAAGTTTTGTACTTGAGCTGTTACTACCACATGTTTCAGCCAAAGTCAACTTTAAGAGACCATCCTCTGATTGTCACTACCCTGCATTCCAGTTAGTGCATATTTCAGGTCTGGTAAACAAAGTTATGCTTGTGTTTATCTTTGTTGGCCCCAATCTGTATGCCCAACACTAGTAAATCATCATCACATAGCTGAAGCTGTTTTCTGACACCATGAAAATACTTTTCAGAGAAACATGGTTCTCACAGGAAGACACGCTGCAAACATGATGATCTTACAAAAGATGATTTATTCCTGTAGATTAATTTATCTTAAAGAGTCTCAAACTGAAATTGTTGAACATGCAGAGAGTCCGAACACAAGTCTTGGGTTTGATCCAGCCTTCACCATCGGACCCAGTGCGCAGCGGCCTCGTATCTGACTGCAGCCCTGATTCATTAGTCATGCGAGGCGTTCAGGGCCAGCAGGAGACAGCTTCATTATGCTCAGCGTGTCTGTCAGTCTACCTGTCGGCCTTATCTACCTGTGGATCAGACGCTGACACGCTGAGCTGACAGTCTGCTGCTGAGCTCCGGCTTCATCCCCGCGTTCACTTTGTGTTCAGCTGTCAGACGTGTCGGCGAGTCTCGTCTGCCAGCTGGAGGCTCTCCGCATTTTGTTTTACTAAACACTCAAGAACAGGCTGACTGCTGCACTGATGCAGGACGGATAAATACAATTTTATCTGAACAAATGTGTCTCCAGTTTTTAATCAAACTAAATCAAGAGTTAGCCAAAACAGTACACACTGTGACTGCACAACACGTCTGTGCTGCAACTGAACAGCTGACCCGGTCTGGcttgtgtgtgggggtgtgtgttcgtgtgtgtgagcgtgtggaTGAGTGTCCTtctctttttaacatttgttttgtacttctaattcttttttttttttttttttttttttctttaacatttgtattcacctgtatgtatttatttgcttatttatcTTGTCTAAAATTTGCACTGCACTGACGCTTTTTACAAATGAAGTTCCTAACGGAAAAATAAAGTtcattgaattgaattgaattgaattgaattgaactaAAATATCAggttaaacaataataatacatttgatttaattttgatttaattataatataacacaACTATACTTATCCACATGACACTAATCAGTTTGCTAAACTTTAGGCATGTATTAAGGATATAAAAACCTGGATGACCTGTAAATTTCTCCTTctaaacttgaacaaaacagaaCTCATTGTGCTGGACCCTAAACATCTTAGAGACACATTATCTGATGATGTAGCTTCTCTGGATGAAGTTCCTCTGGCCTCCAGCACCACAGCTGGATTCTGGGAGTTATCTTCGATCAGGATTTGTCCTTTGACTCCCACATGAAGCAAATTTCAAGGACTGCCTTCTTTGGCTGTATTATTGTAATTCCTTTTTATCAGACTGCACTGATAAGCCAGTAAAGACTCTCCAGCTGATCCAGGATGCTGACCATCAAGCTCCTCTCCTGTGGAACCATCTTCCAGTGAGGGTTCAGGAGGCAGACACCCTATTTAAGTTTAAGAGTAGacttaaaactttcctttttgATAAAGCTTATAGGGCCTGCACAGGCTCTTAGCTATGCTGAACTGGGTTTACACTGCCAGTGgtttcccatgatgcactgaGCTCCTCTCTATTTCTCTCTATCTGTACACATTCATGTCTCATTAATAAATGTTACTGACTTTCTTCACCAGAGTCTCTTTCCTCTCACAGGTTCCCATGGAGGGAGGTTGGTCCTGCTCTATTTTTACTATCATCgtcattactattattattatttatattgtttttattattaatattgtcatttttattattattgttgtcgtttttattatttttatgttgacaaCAACATGAAGATCTTCTCTCAGTTTTCGTTTCTTGATGCACTTtaattgtttcatttaaatttgTATTCAGTTCGCTCCACTTGAGTTTCCACATCAGAACAGATCGATGGAACTGAACCCGATATAAATATCACAGAATTTCATATTTTATGCTGAATAATTTAAAAACTTCACCACActccttttgtttttggaaacatttgatcagcagaaacagaccaaaCCTAAAAAGAATGCATTTCAACAATGCCatcaaaaacaggaaatgcatGGTTTCATGTTGGTCTATGTTCAGAGCAGCAGACTGTCAGCAGACGCTGCTGGTGCCACAAAGATGGTGAGCATACGAACAGGTTTGGCTTTTTTGAAAACTCTGTACCTACACCGCAGAAGTCCACAGCGCAGAAAcgatacaaaaacaaaaagcttctCACGGTGTTCCTGCAGGTCTGCAGTATCTGTGAGAAGCGTTCAGCTCACAGAACCACAACACTTGTGGTTTATTTTTCTCAAGTGAGCTTCGTGTGAATCTCCTGCCACTGTGGCATTCTACTTTGTACCATCTTCATGTACTAAACTGttgtaaaacatttgttttaaacatttgtaaatcattttgtttgtattcACCATTAGAACAACAGCTTGATCCTGACAGCAGAGGAACACTACAGTGCCAAAGTCTGAGGCCACCATGAAAAATCTTATCAAAGTCATTTACTCGAGACAGAAGAGTTAATACACTAAacacttttattacatttaagtaACCAAAGATACAAAGAACAGCAGATTATTATTGTTTGAACTACACACACAGTTCAAACCTGCATTACTTGGAAAATGTCATCCAGAAAATAAGGGACATGAACATTTTGCATTATAGATGTCACCACAAGAGTCACCCATTCTTCACTTCATAACAGCCAGAAATACTTTTACTCATGCAGCACCGTTTCAAAACATGCTGTTCAAATATGACATGCAGCATGCAGTATTTATTGAACTATTCATACATAGAATAACGGCTCCACCTTGAACAGACATTTGCCTGGGGCTACACTTCAATACTCCGCCCCTGAACAACGCGCAACAAAGTTAAATATGAGGTAGAGCGCCATCTGGTCACAAACATGCTGTATTTACAGCTAAACAGTTCAATAAAACAGGATTCAACTGCATACCGTTAGTGAAGTTTTGATTGCAAAAGAGGCAGAGTCGTCGACAGTGAAAATTTCATTTTAATAAgaggtgtaaataacatctctCCACATCAGTTTATGATGATGTACAGagttgttggttggttggttggttgtttctgttttaaatcaagtctcaactgcttcagttgtttagcagaatgctgcaactctggtTTGCTTTGAACTTAcactgcagacatgctgcagatCTGCTTCAGAAACAGTGGCAGTGTGATTTCCTGTCGGTACATTCAGCAGCTCAGCTCGCAGCAGAATCAAACTTCGCACCAAAGATGAAGCTTTTTCCAAAACAAGTTCTCAAACGATTCAGCACCTACATCGCAGTCATCgtgatttttatttacaatGTCGTGCTTGACAGGAGTTTGGAGTGCACCTGTGAAGAACAGACAACTGACTGCATTGTATACATGACTCTGCCGTTTTTCATCATATTTGTTTTACAACTCTGGACAGAAAAGACATTTCAGAGAGTCTTGAACTACACATGCTCAGATCGCTGCAACCTtctctgcattttattttatcacattCTTAAGGCAGCTTTCGTCGGCCTGCTGTGGATTGTGTCTGTGTTAATTGATGGAGACTGGTACGTTTGTTGTTTGAACAATGGTTCTGAAAACCAGGCACAGTTAGCCTGCAAAAACAAGAGTGACATCACACCTGAGGAACGGAAAATCATCAACAAACTTAAAAACTACTCCTTGgtgagtatttttgttttacatcatcagcgtctgtgtttttctgtcatcaTGTGCTCTTATTCCATCAGATCTGTGTTTTATCTGTACTAATGATCTGAACATAGTAATGCTGCACTGTCCAGAAGCTGAGCATGGACTGAGAGTATCATGAAATCAGATTCTGCATTAACCAAAGAGGAGCTGCTGTGAACGCTGTCAGCATCTTGTGTATTTGCCCTGTTATCTTCTCTTTTGTCCAGAGAGAACAGATGCGTGatccagtgttgggaaagttcactttctacatgaaaaagttcaaagttcagctcacaaatttttaaaatgaactagttcagttcatagttcataattcaaaattttgaactaagtttattgccacagcccagaTAGAACCACGGACAGTTATTATTCTCAGTTtgaacactgaaactgcagctctttgacaatattctgcaaaaccaggttgtccagctgctgctgggagatgaagacagcggagccgctactgttCGCTGTTAGtgcaatttgggtggtagaggatctgttttggctcgctgttgccgtgtcttttgattttttattcacttgcacagaccttgaaaggctcgccgggtgctttagttcaatgtgccatTTAAGGTTTGcggtacaggatagagtacaaattaaaaatgaaatgcatgaataagtaaataaataaataatttaagaaaagaagaagaagaaagggaaaatgaaatgaaaaataaatggatagttcagacagtggcttcagggaaaaacctTTCATTATGATTCAGTAAAGGTATTacttgtgaataaaacattttgcataggataacaaagttcatcatgtgttcaagagcattatcttctgtgttaacagcaaataacatgtttaagggcaagagaatggacagagtcagcagcatcaaaaaaataagattcgacaacatcactccaaaacgtttcagatatgtcacaataaaaaaacaggcgtgaagccttcatttgtttttgtctccatgcttcacatgttgatgacgtATGCTGCGGTGTGACTCTGTGGAGGCTGGTGTTGTCAGTGTTCTGTCCGTTCAGGGCGAATTCATCTGTGTtcatttggtaatgcctcactgcatgtttggtatgcagctgtttgtctgaaatagttcaggtgcgttttgatcgaaagtaaagcaaGTTGTACAAACCTCTTGTCCAGCgtactttttatacacaacagccagattgggtgttttcacgctacatattaaggcctgttcacggtgtgttttagccggttttagcctggaaggctcgatggaaatctggcactgtcttgagcgaagttaaactgtgagaacgcgccgcTCACAAatgccagaatgaacgcgttcacagtAACGTTCATCAGATCTCGAGGTAAAGGAATTAAattctttctgtttctcatcTTCTGTAGTTATAAAATATTCTCTGTTACCTCTTTTCCAGGTTAtcggcctctctctgctcctctgtgctctgtCTTTCACGGCCTCGGTGTCGTCATTCAGGTGGTTGAAGTGCTGTTATCATTCAAGTTgttgcaacagaaaaaaactatATTACAAAGTGATTTTGAAGGAGGAGGAACATGTTCTGAAGGACATTTTAATAGGGAAAGCAAAAGAACAGCTGACTGAAaaaatcatggaaaaaataCGCACACCAAACTGGGACGACTGTTTCGATGCTGCTGTTGAACTGATTAAAGAAGAAACTTCACCTGGACGTCCTGAAGCAGCAGAGCAGGTAAATAACCTGCCGGCTGCATTCTGAGCTTCATGTGTCTTTGTCATTAGCACCTGGACTCTTAGCAGCTTTGTTGGTTCAACACTTCAGAATATCAAATTaaatacagacattcatgttccccagaggatgaacctcttctttctcttttctttttggtgAAGGATTCAACGGCTACTAAATTTGGTCCCTTTTGTTTGAATTGTAATAACTTTGTTGATCCTCTGGCTAAATCCATTATCAGTGAATACAGAACAAACGGTGGCCTGTGAAATGCATCAGGTCACGTTTACATATAAGAAAATCCAAAACAGCTCAATTCAATTCAAgttttaataattattatttttgtttcatgttgttcatCAGATCAATGTATAATTAAgggtcatatatatatataagactTGAATTGATGTATAAGCAAACAATGATtgccaaactgctcctgatgttctGGTCGGCGTCATGCACAGCagccgccatcagtgtatgaatgtatgtgtgagttactgtaagtcgctttggactaaaatctatctgacgtggcacaaatgttcacagacgagaTCGTGTTTTAGGTTTTAAATATTGTATCTTTAATAGAAGTTACTAACTCAGAAAGCTCTTTATGTTTTGTGaggtaaaaagtaaaatatttcctcTGAAATGTTATGGAGCAGAACTATAGATaataagtaaatgtacttcattACTCTTCACCACTGACACGTTACACATTATATCCAGGGAAAAGGCGACACCAGGTGGACAAACTGTGAACTACAGGAACAAACTCCTCCAGCAGTTGATGAcagttttaaagaaatgtttccaTCATGCTTTATATTTTCTGTGGCCCTGCACTGAAGTGTTTGTGAGTTCTTGACATCCGTTTTGTTGCAACCTACCCAGCTGTCAAATCCTCGATCTGAATGCTCATGATATTAAACCACAACATAGGTTGCCCTATAGGTTacagtaaaacatttctttacatcaAAAGAAATATTGAGCTCATCTTCCACAAAGAGGTCACGATAAATAGATGACTTGAGGTAAAATGTCGACACATTGTGAT from Sparus aurata chromosome 7, fSpaAur1.1, whole genome shotgun sequence carries:
- the LOC115584980 gene encoding uncharacterized protein LOC115584980 isoform X1 produces the protein MLQLWFALNLHCRHAADLLQKQWQCDFLSVHSAAQLAAESNFAPKMKLFPKQVLKRFSTYIAVIVIFIYNVVLDRSLECTCEEQTTDCIVYMTLPFFIIFVLQLWTEKTFQRVLNYTCSDRCNLLCILFYHILKAAFVGLLWIVSVLIDGDWYVCCLNNGSENQAQLACKNKSDITPEERKIINKLKNYSLVIGLSLLLCALSFTASVSSFRWLKCCYHSSCCNRKKLYYKVILKEEEHVLKDILIGKAKEQLTEKIMEKIRTPNWDDCFDAAVELIKEETSPGRPEAAEQGKGDTRWTNCELQEQTPPAVDDSFKEMFPSCFIFSVALH
- the LOC115584980 gene encoding uncharacterized protein LOC115584980 isoform X2, translating into MLQLWFALNLHCRHAADLLQKQWQCDFLSVHSAAQLAAESNFAPKMKLFPKQVLKRFSTYIAVIVIFIYNVVLDRSLECTCEEQTTDCIVYMTLPFFIIFVLQLWTEKTFQRVLNYTCSDRCNLLCILFYHILKAAFVGLLWIVSVLIDGDWYVCCLNNGSENQAQLACKNKSDITPEERKIINKLKNYSLVIGLSLLLCALSFTASVSSFRWLKCCYHSSCCNRKKLYYKVILKEEEHVLKDILIGKAKEQLTEKIMEKIRTPNWDDCFDAAVELIKEETSPGRPEAAEQFVKSHLRPSGSKPSTVSSAYNWI
- the LOC115584980 gene encoding uncharacterized protein LOC115584980 isoform X3; this encodes MLQLWFALNLHCRHAADLLQKQWQCDFLSVHSAAQLAAESNFAPKMKLFPKQVLKRFSTYIAVIVIFIYNVVLDRSLECTCEEQTTDCIVYMTLPFFIIFVLQLWTEKTFQRVLNYTCSDRCNLLCILFYHILKAAFVGLLWIVSVLIDGDWYVCCLNNGSENQAQLACKNKSDITPEERKIINKLKNYSLVIGLSLLLCALSFTASVSSFRWLKCCYHSSCCNRKKLYYKVILKEEEHVLKDILIGKAKEQLTEKIMEKIRTPNWDDCFDAAVELIKEETSPGRPEAAEQAEQNCSADG